The following coding sequences are from one Halobacteria archaeon AArc-dxtr1 window:
- a CDS encoding RNA-binding protein, producing MQVKSRHHLRSDAVRELEATLEEQLGVSPDGDAYERVEFEETDWEVVLIDGAPQVAYFDDVPFLTVRGANAYEPEHRVVTVDAGAVSFVSDGADIMRPGITAATADIHASDLVVIAEESHGKVLAIGRARVDGSEMVGDEGKVVDSLHHVGDELYDFTG from the coding sequence ATGCAGGTGAAATCGCGCCACCACCTCCGAAGCGACGCGGTCCGGGAGCTCGAGGCAACCCTCGAGGAGCAACTCGGCGTGTCGCCCGACGGCGACGCCTACGAACGCGTCGAATTCGAGGAGACGGACTGGGAAGTCGTCCTGATCGACGGAGCCCCCCAGGTCGCGTACTTCGACGACGTACCGTTTCTGACAGTTCGTGGCGCCAACGCCTACGAGCCCGAGCACCGCGTTGTGACCGTCGACGCGGGCGCCGTCTCCTTCGTCAGCGACGGGGCCGACATCATGCGCCCCGGTATCACCGCGGCGACTGCCGACATCCACGCCAGCGACCTCGTCGTGATCGCCGAAGAGTCCCACGGGAAGGTTCTCGCCATCGGCCGCGCCCGCGTCGACGGCTCCGAGATGGTCGGTGATGAGGGGAAGGTCGTCGACTCGCTACACCACGTCGGCGACGAACTGTACGACTTCACCGGCTGA